The Manis javanica isolate MJ-LG chromosome 14, MJ_LKY, whole genome shotgun sequence genomic interval GAACCAGTGGCCTTTGGGGAAGCAGATTGTGTTGAGGGAGCAGATCTAGAGTGTGGGCTTCTAATAAGCGGGGAAAGGTGGAAGGGGGCCTCTTCAAGCTGGAAGGGGAGAGCGAGCGCGGAGCTCTACTGCCCCCCAGGCTGTGGTTGGGTGAGGGGACCTAAGCGTGGTCAGGGCAGAGCAGACCAGGATGAAGTGACAGCAACAGAGCAGGGCTGAGGCCACACTCCCGGAGGGGtctgggggagggctcctgggggggcacaccccccaccccacttctcCCGGCCTACCTCTGACTCCAGGAGGGTGCTGCGCTTCTCTCTGACCCCAGTCTTGGGCCCTTTGCCCTTGGTTGGTTTCTGCTCGGGGATGGTGACCTCTGGAGCGGGAGGGGAGCCAGCGTGCACAGTGCAGACCTCTGATAGCACCCAGGCTCCCCAGAGGAAATGGGCTCCACGATATTCGGGGTGGGATGCAACAGAAACAGAGCTGAAGGGGGCCCCCAGCTAGATGGGTGGGCTCCTTTCTGAGGGCAAGGCCATGGGGGACCAGTCCAGGGAAACAAGGTGTGGAGTCGGGGGGTCAGGACACGGGGCCGGACAGCGCTTTCAGGGGACGTAAGGCCCAGAGACGCATGACGGAAGGCTAGCTCATGCAGGCGCACGGAAGCCGAGAGGAGGCCGGCACCCTGCCCAGTGGGCTCCGTTCCCCTGCACCAAGACGGGGCCACAGGGGGCGCTAGTACTTACTCCCCTTGCTTGCTTTGAAGTCGTCTTTTTTAAGGGTTCCTTGTGCAGACAGCTGCCCAGAGCCTGACTTCTCCTCTTTCTTCACCACTTCctgtggaggagggaaggagagaggtggAGGCCCTTCTTCCCGGGGGACAGGGAGCAGGTGCGGGAAGGGGCCAGATTAGGACCGGGGCCTGAGGAGGGCCTTCAAAGGCCTCCTTCCCTTCACTGCCACCTGTGCCCCGGAGAGCTGCTCACTGTCCCTCCAGGGCCCCCGGCGCACCTACCCCCggcttctcctttttcttgcCCAGGCCCTTAGCGGCCTTCACCACCTGCGTCTTGTCAGTCTTGTCCACCAAGGAAACACTGCTGAGCCCCCCTGTCTGGCTCTTCTCCCGGTCTGATTTGGAGTCCCCGAGCCGAGAGGTAGAAGGCTGTGCTCGCGAATGGGAGGGGATGAGGAGGAAGCCAGCACCGCTTCCCCTGTGAGGCGTAAGCGGAGGCCTCACCCCTGCGTGACAGTGCACTGGCAGCAATGCTAAAATAATCTGTTTGGGACTGCTCTCGGGTTGGGGGTGCTGTTGGGGAGAAATGGCAGAGGGACCTGggcatgagctggggtgggggggtggggactCAGATTCTCACACTGGGGAAACTGTAGCAGCTGACTTAGAGAACCAAGTGACCAGCAGTGCTCCAAGTGCATGACATGAATGACCTCCTCTGGTCCTCTCAACAATACTAGGAGGCAGGTCCAGTTGTccccagtttgcagatgaggacactgaggccagagaggctgagtaacATGCCAAGGTCACAAGCTGTCGGGTGGAGGGGCCGGATTTCAAGTATGGACAGTGGAAATCTAGTCCTTTTTCTTAACCAATACTCTACTGCCCGTGGAGGGGTTCTGCGGATAGAGCCAAAcgtttgggagatctgtgcaggGGTCGGAAAGAAAGCCGGTGAGGACAAAGGAAGAGAGGACGGACTAGGAGGAGGCCAGCTTCGGAAAAGCAGCCGACCTTGGGCGTGGCTCCTCACCGATCGCGAGCGCTCCGGCGTCCCCTTCTCCAGCAGGAGGCGCCGGCGCTCCACCACCTCGGTATGCGTCAACTCGAAGGGGCGCAGCACCTGCGGCGAGGCAACACCTCGCGATCGGAAGCCCCGAGCCGGCGTCGCTCACCGGCCCCGCCCGGTCGGCACACCCACCTCGGCCAGCTTCAGGGCGCCCTTGTCCTGGATGCGGTTGTGCGCCAGGGACAGCCAGAGCAGGGAGCGGTTCAGCCGGAGGCCCTGCAGGAAGGGGTGCGTGAGCCGGCGGCGCCCGGCGGCCAGGCCGTGGGCCTCCGCCCCGCGCACGTACGTCCGCGATGTAGCCGGCGCCCTCGTCCCCGATGTGGTTGAAGCCCAGGTTGAGCGAGACCAGGGTGCGGTTGCAGCTGTGCAGTGTGGACAGAGCCTGGCCCAGGAGCTGCGCCCCGCGGTCGTCAATGTTGTTGTTACGCAGAGACAAGTGCGCGATCCTGGgcagcgggagggagaaggacgGTCCACTGAGAACACGGGGTCCGGGCGTTGGGCAGAACCTTGGAGAGCAGagcatgggggtgggaggagggccaTCCGGTCTGAGCCTGGGAGGGCAGGAGTTGAAGGTCCTTGGGGAAGGTGCTGGAGGGACAAGAAAGTGGGGACTAGGAATGGGGGACAGGCCCAGGGAAGGGGGCCGAGGTAAAGGGGTCTCACGTGCTCTCCGGTGCCATGAGCTTGTGATAGGACTGCTCCGGCAGCGGGTTCCCCTCCAGAGACACCTTCCTGAGGGTGGGGGAGATCTGAGAACCGGAGGCACCACTGAGGCAAGGGAAGGGTGAGGGTAGGGGGTGACAGAGAGGAAGTGTGGGTCTCCCCCCACCAGTATAGGAAATTACATGTGACAGTTCTGCAGACTAAAGCCCAGAAGTGTGGCCACGTGAAGGGGTCACTCCCAGCGTTAGTGACCTGCAGTAACACGGCCTCTAAGATGATCCCCACTTCCTGTATGTGGGCCCTTGTGTAATGCTCTCCCCTTGAGTGTGGCTGGGCCACCTGATTCACTTCTGATCAGTGAAATATGGCTAAGGGGACAGCCATCACTTCCAAGCTGAGGTTACAAAAACACTGGCTTCCCCCTTGCTGCTCGCAGGCACTCTCAGATCACCAGCTGCCACGGGTAAGGGCACCCAGACGCCTTCGGGGGGACTCCCTTGTGGAGGCACCACAGCCCATCAAGGCCATGTGAGTGAGCATGGAAGCAGATGCCCCAGCGCCAGTGGAGATGGCTGCAGCCCCGGGCAGCAGCTTTAATGCCACCTCACCAGGACCCTGAGCCAGAAGCACCCAGCAAACCTGCACCCAGACTTACCCATGGAAACAGAGAGGTCATTTGTTACACTGTAGGTAACTAACACATGACCCTGCCCCAAGGCAACTCCTGTCAATAGCGCTGAGAGAATGGAGGTCCTTTTCCAAGTAACAACAAAAATCCCACTAGCGGCTAGGAATTTCTCTATTGAAAAAATGTGTCCCGTGATTTATCATTGCTCCATCTTTCAATCTGGCTAATCTTTCATCTAAACTTGATTACTTtctacttcaaatatttttattatgttgctCTGACTTACTTTTACATATGAAGATGAATTCTACAGTTATGTTGGCTAAATTGTGTCTAATTTCCACTAGGGAATAAAATATGTGTTTTGTGGTGGTCTATACAAAGAGCGCTGGGGACCCCCAGCTGAAGAAGACACAATCTCTGTCCTCAAGAAGTACCCATCGCATCCACAGGAGGAGGGTGGCCAAGCCCGGACGTAGCCCCGAGAGTGAGCGCCCTGGAGCGGAAGCCAGGGCCGCTGTAGGAGCGCTTTAGACCGCAAGCCACATCTCTACTTCACACCTTGCTTCTGCTTCCTCCTCTACAGGAATGCCCTTTCCCAGTGTCCTGCCTGGCCCCCTCCTGTTCCTCCCTGAGACTCAgcaccacctcctccaggcagcctcccATGTCTCCCTGCCCCACACCCATGAGATGGGGTGGCGTCCTTCTCTGCCCTcaactccctcccccaccattcTTCCACCACCACAGTCCCCCCCGCTGCCCTGTGGTCTGTTCCTacaccctctccctccctcaccggACTTCCAGTTCCTGGGCACCGGCAAATCCTGGGGCAAAACCtccagggagagggcagaggtGGTGGGACTTGGAGAAGAGAGGGATGCCCCAGAGGTCAGGCACTTTAGGCATGGGTGTAAGCAGAAAAGGAGGGCAGGCTTCTTGTCAGAGAGGAGCTTCAAAACCCAGCACACCTGCGCCCTGTTTCCACAGGGATGCCAGCCCCCGCCCAGGCAGCTGGGATTTGCCACTCCCCTCCCCAAAGTGCTGCCCTCTGACCACCCACCCAGCCAGGCTCCCCAGACCCTGGGGGCCTCCCCTTTGCCTCTTCCCCCCGCTGACCTGAGCGAGGATGAGCAGAGCGGCAGGAGGGCGATGAAGGTGGTCAGGGTCTTATCCGTCAGCCCCACCTTCCACAAGCTGGAGTTGGTGGGAAGAGCAGAAACACGGCCGGAGCTCACCGCCTCCCCCGCGCTCCAGCCACACGCTTcctcatcccccaccccccatctttCCACGTCCCCAGGGTCTCCTGCCCCTTCGGGTCTCAGTCCCAAGCCACCAAGAGCCCcgtcccccaccccgccccacggCCCCTCACTTGATAGCCTGCAGCTGGCTCAGCGGGggcagacatttagagaagataccCAGCATCCGCTCCTCCACCCTCCAACCTGTGGAAGgaagaggtgggggggggggcgccTCAGGCCCTGGGGCGCAGCGGGACGGCGGGGAGAGGGGCGCGCGGGGGAGGCTCACCGCGGATGTAGATCTCCTTCACCGACTTTTCGTCGGACTCCAGCTCCACCCGGATGGTGGGCCGGAAGAACACGTATTTGCTCTCCAGGCTGTTAAGGCTGCAGGACGCCGACAGCCGCTGATCGTCTGGAAGGCAGAGGTGCCAGGAGACAGGGTGAGGAGGGAAGGGACAGGGCACCGCCTTCCGGTGCTGAAGTGTCCGGTAAGTGTGGGAGGCGCTAGCCTGCGGACGCTGCTTCTTGCGCCGCTCCAGCGTGGGCCGGGGtttggaagggaagaagggagaccGCCCCACTCCCCGCCTGCCCTGCGCCCCCGCGACTCGGCTCACCGTGCCTTCGGGGCTGTGGACGGACGAGGTGACCCCCGGCCCGCACCCCAGGGCCTCCACTGTCACTCACCTACGGTGAGTTTTTCCGAGATTGAGGCGGAGGGGACGAAGGTCGGATGTGGGCGAGGCCGGGTGACAACTTTTGGGAAGTCCTTGTATCCCGACCGCGTGCAGAGCTCGGCGAAGTCGGTGTCCAGGAGCCCGGTGCACTGGTACTCCTCTACGGGGCGGGGGAGAGGGACGGGCGGCGCCGAGCCGCGAGCTGTAGCGCCGTGCGGCCACCGGGGGGCAGCAGAGGCCGCAGGACGCCGCCCTCGCCGGCGCCCAGCACCGCGTTCCCGCGCCCACCCGCAGCCTCCGCGGAGGCAGGGACCCTTCTCCCGGGCGGACATCCTTACAGCCATTTAAATTGTAAGATGCGTTGAAACAGTGGGAAATCAAGACCTGGAAGAAAGGAGACTACAGGGCGTGGAATGTGGACAACCGGGGCGCCGCTTTTAAGAGCTGGCTCCTCCACCCATCCCACGGGTGAAGCCCGCTTCTACTCCGACTCTCCCAGCCCGGGACGGAAGAGGAGGTCccgggggaaggagggaggtccGCCTCCCACTGGGTGTCCTCAGCCCAGCCTCCTCCCGTGACCCTTCCTTGATGAGACTGTTCACAGTCACACCGAGAGAGAAGCCCAGCCTGATGTGAGCGAAGGAAGGGACCCAGGAGTACCTCTCCACACGCACTCCACTCATGTACACCGAGGCCCAgcaggcttttatttatttggcaAGCGTTTATCCTGCACTTacctctgtgccacactgttctCAGTGCTTTAGAAATATTAACTCATCCAAGAGTTACATTAATTCATGCCCACCACATCCCATACTGACAGCATTGCTAAGCCGAGGTGTCTGAGTCCCCAGAGACCCCTGCTCTTTCTTGCTCCCCCGGGGGCATTCCAGGAAGAAGTGATTCCTGGAGATGGGAACGGGTGTCCCTGGTGAATGGGAGAAACTAGAGGTAGAAGGGCTGGCTTACTGCCAGCCTGCTCTGCCAAGGGCTGGGCAGCCTGGAGGCCCCACGGCAACATCAGCCCGGCCACAGGCAGCAGGTGCTGCCGGGCTGCGCCCCGGGGAACTCCTGCAGCTAACAGCAGGCAGCCTGGCCCAAGAGTGTGGAGGGGCTGTGCTCAGCATGGGGGTTCCTGGCAAAGGGGTGAGAGGCACATTCCCATGTGCCCAGCCATCAGGGGGACGCAGACCCACAGGAAACGTTAGCTGAATAGACgaggcagaggagaggggcaCGGGGTGGCTGGGCTAACCCCCCCTATGGCCGAGTCCTGCACAAGGCCTGCTTTCCTGGCTGTTCCTTCTGCTGGGAGAGCCATCCACCCTTCCTTGCTTCACTCATACCACCTTTCTCTACAAGGGAGATTCTCAGACTTTAACATCTGTCTCTAGGAATGACCAGGAGAGCCTGTTAAACGTTTCCTGGGCCCCATCCGCAGAGGTTCTGATTCCATAGGCTGGGTGGAGTCCacgaatttgcatttctaacaggctcACGGATGGCGCCAAAGCTTCTGGTCCCAGAACAGCTCTTGAGAACCCCTGCTCTAGAACAGCGCTGCCCAACAGAACTTAACGGGGTGCTGAAATGTTCTGTATACATGCTTCAGCTGGGAGTCGCCTAGTGGACAGTACAGCTCTAACGGGAGAttgctcccctcctcctcccctcccacactCCTTCCTCGTGCTCACTAATGAGCTGGCCTCCTAGCTTCTGAAGAAGCAGAAGCCACCACGTGGGGTTTTCTCTAAATGTACAAACCTTCATACATCTGCTGGCACTCTGCCCACTGGAGCCCCACAGCTGCCATTGCCACAGCACGCAATGGCCCTCTAGACACCCCGCCCTCCGTGTTCTCCTGTCCACAGTTCCTGCGCAGCTGTCACTCCTATTCTCTCCTACCTCTCTGCAGAGGCTGCTCGGGCTTCCCTGCCAGTGCCTGTTCTTCAGAGATCTCTAAGGCTGGGTCCTGaaccctctcctcttctctggttACACTCCTCCCCTCCCGAAGGGAATCATTCCCAGGGCTTCAATACCCCTGAACATCAGCAGCTCCCAAAGTCACATCGCCAGCTTGACCTCTCCTCGGCGCTCCCGGCTCGTGTGTCCAGCTGCCCGACCGACATCTCTTACACGTTCATTGGGCTTTCCTGTCTCCGTGAACGTACCTCAGCCCGCCCGTTGCTCCACCCAGAAACCTAGGACTCATTCTTGCTACGTTCTTCCTCACTTTCTACCCCACCTAATACTTTACCAGTTCTTTCTGCATCCACCTCTGAAGTGTTTCTCAAGAAGCCTAATCCATTCTCCCTCACCACCCTGTTTCAACTCCACTATCCCTCACCTGGACTGTTGAAACGcccctgcctccattttcctCCCCTTACATTCCATTTTCCATACAGCAGccagatatgtgtgtgtgcgtggtggggtggggtgggggggcgatATAACTGGGCTCCTGTCTGTTGGAGATTCTGTCCTCTCTGTCTTTCTCCGGCTCTCATAGCGCCCTCCCCCCAGCGACCAGCCCTGACCAGGACATGGCACCTGATCAAGATCTGACAATCAGAGCGTTTCCCCAAGTTGTTTTACCGCGAGACCAGGGACAGCAAGTTCCTGCCCCTCTTTGATAGCAAAGCTGGTGGATTTGAATCAAGAAGCTTCCAAAAAATCCCGTGTGGATGCTTAGTTTGGGCTGGGGTTAGTTCACTTGTACCATCAAGAGCCACACTCCTACTTCTACCCTTTCAATGGATTTCTTCTCCCAGAGAATGCAAATCCTGCTGGCGATCTGTGTCCATCTTATTCTCACTGTATCGGACCTGGCTATAGAGCAGACATCCAAAAAGGAACTTGAATAAATGAGTATAAAACTCAACTCAAAGTTACATCCCGGTAGTCCCCCTTTCCTCATCACTCCCTGGGCCTCCtctcatatatattttatcacatcTTATTGTATTTGTCAGCATCCCAAACCAGAGGAGGTGGGGGGCTGTCTTTAAGATCAAGTTCAATTCAAACGTCTGCCCAGCTGAGTTTCAGGAACTGTGAGGGGAGTAATGATTCGTATTCCAGGATGGGGCAGGGAgcttggcacacagtgggtgcacATGTATGcttgctgaatgaacaaatgaatttgCAGTTTACAAAATACTTTCTCACCATGAACCCCCCTGCTCCTCACCACAGTAAGCAGGGCGGGACTCACATCTCCATAGTACAGAGAAGAAACGTGGCTAAGGCCACAGGCCTTGAAAACAttcttaccatgtgccaggttaCAGGATGTCTCCCATCACTTACTGAACTTCAGTAGGTTGCTACTACATAGCACTCTTTAGCACCAGAAACTCTATTTCCTGGCTCTGTCTTGCCGCCGGAGCTTGTTTCTGCACAgccagtacagtgcctggcacaaccACCACGCCCCACGCAACCTGGCTTCCCAAATAAGGAGCAGCTGGCGGAGCGCACGGAGCTACAGCCTTGAGGCCTGGTCCCCCAACCCCGCCGCTAGCGTACCAAGGTTTTTGGGCTCCGCCTCGCCCACCGGCGTCAGGATGGGTGCCGTTTTCTCCTTGGTCGCACGATCGCCCTTCTTGGCTACTGTGCCAGACCACTTCTGGGTCCCGGGACGCGGGGCCCTGGGTGAGGCCCCTGGCGCGCTCGCCTCGCCCGACATGCTGGTGCCGATCCAGCGACTCTGTGGGTCCCGTCCTGGGGGTGGCCGAATCAGGGGTCTCTGTTCCGAGCCCGCCGCACCGCCCAGCCCGCAGTGGCGACGCCTCCGCGTCCCTCTCCACGGCAACCTCGCGAGGTGGGCGGGCCCGGGGGAAAGGGGCAACCGCAGAGCGCACGAGGGGCCGACAGGGGGCGCCGCTGCGTCAGCGCGGAGCAGGGGCGGGGCCAGGGCGAGACGCCCCGACGAGGTGGCGCGAGGTTGCATCCTCAGTCCCTGTGAAAGGGGGAGGGCCTGGGCGGGGGCGGAGAGGGGGCGGGCCAGGAGCCATCCAGTCACCCCGAAAACTGAACCCAGGAAAGTGGGGACCTCGCCCGGCCTATTAGAGATCGCGGCCGTCGGAGGAATCTGGGAGGGGGGAAGCTCGGGTGGGGGCAGATGCACTCTCCAGAGTCCGCCCTCCTATCCCGTAAGGAGAGGGCTCCTGACGGAAAAGGCCCAGAGAAACCCATCGAGTCCGCTTGGCACTGCGTTTCTATTCTCGCCCGCATCCATTTAGCCTCCTAGAGGTCTGGAGACTTAGTTCACCAGCTAATGAGTTAATGGGGCGGGTCAAACTTCCTACAAATCTTGGATTCAAAGTCCTTGGATTCATAGTCGAGGCCACATCAGTTCCTCCGTGGGGGCAGGGGcggtggggcagggggctggcccTGTTGGAGTATACACTCTCCTGTCCGCCTTCCTGCTCCAGCCTCCGCACCCTACTCAGTCCTAGTCCCCAGGTGCCACTCCCAGCACTTCCTGCCTTTGAGCCTTTGTGTTGTGCCCCTGTAAAAATGCCACCCTTTGGGGGGGGCTCGGACCTATGCAGTTTATTCACTCTCAGAGCCTGCAATTTGCCCATCTATCTGAGCACTTACTGATACTTTTAATTCACTCAGCCACTCAGCTTTGagggtaacatttattgagtgcctactaggtACCAAGGAACCAATGTTTAACATAACACAGGATTATTGCCTTCAGGGATCTCACAGTCCGTGGAGGAGGCAGAGACTAATCAAATAACACATAAACACATTACAGAGGTGCCTGGCACCCCATAGGCCTTCTGCAGGTATCTGATGAATAATGCAGCTATGCTCAGTGCTGTGGAACAGAGGCGCTTTCCTGAGGAGGGGATGCAAAGGACAAGCAGGAGTCAGCAGGTGAGGTGAGGAGGAAGAGCATTCTAGATGTGCAAAGTCCCTGTGGTAGGAAGATGTGGTTGATAGGAGGACTAGTGGCCAGTGTGATGGGAGCAGAGTGACAAGGAACACAATTCAAGGTGAGGCTGAAGAGATAGGCCAGACCAGCAGAACCTTTGACAGTTCTGACTCTGGCCCAAGACCCATGGGGCATGAGGACTGTCAGGCAGGTGTAATGTAACCAGCTTGCATTTTGAACAGTCAGTTGTAGGGGGAACTGAGGGAATCCAGGGACACAAGTAAAGCTTTTGCTAGAGTAAACTGGGCTTGAGCTGCCTCTTGACTAAACATAAACAGTGAGTGCCCTAGGACAGGACCTATGCCTGGTGGTACCCCCTctgaaaccacacacacacacacacacacacactgctcgGCCTGGGCGTGCACAGAAAGGGTACCCAATATAcaatttttacataaatttacAGAGTTATCCAGCAACATTCACCCCACCAGTTTATGTACACCAGGCCCTGGGGGCCTTGGGAGCAGTGGGCTAGGGAAGGGGAACCCAGCCTGCGTGCCGACCAGTGTCTTCCATGATGGAACTTGGGAGCCAGGTTCCCATCTCCTCTCCATTCACTTCCTCTGTTCAATGTTCACCGCCTGCCggtcctctccctgctcctggcAGGGTAAAACAGGCTCcatccccagccctgggcagccaAGAACAGGCATGCTGACCTCTGCACACCACCTTGACCCCTCAACGGTCCTGGCGCCTAAGTGGGGGTGATGGGGGATGCCGTACTGGAGGCAAGTCATAGTGTCCAGGGATGTGGCTGTTCTTGGGTGAGTCGTAGTGGCCAGGGGGCAGGCCCAGCGGCAAGGGGGGCTGGGAGCCCACGGAGTCTCGgtctggaggcagagaggggacAGGCTGAGAGGGATGTGGCTCCTCCCCTTCTCACCACACTCCCTCCCCTCTTCAGCCTCTTCTGCCAAAGACAAACGGATGGATGGTGTCTGGATATGGGCCACTTTGTGCAGCTACTCAGCTGCCAGTGGGAGAGGTCACCTCACAGGTTATGAGGACAATTTGTCACCTGCCTTGTTCCCCACTTTTCTGGATACCAACTCCGCAGCTTGTGTGCTGCACACACATCACCTCAAATCCTCAGCCCTGCAAGGCGGGCACCACGATTCAGGCTCTAAGAGGCGACGTGACTTCCCAAGCATCATACGCAGCAGTAGCCCAAGTCTGACCCCAAAGGCCTTGCTGTTGCAGCCGCATCACACCGCCTGCGTCCTCTCCCTcggtccctcctccctgcctcccttgtcCCAGCTTCCTCTAGCCCCTGCCCCAGGGGAAGAGGGCTCACCGTGTGTCAGAGGGCTAGGCTGCTCATAGGTGCCACTGTCTCTCTGTGGCTGGAGGTGTCGCTGTCTCTGGCTGTCCCGGAGCTGAAGAGGCTGCCTGGGGGGAGATCCTGAAGGAGGGCCTTTCATCTCCACGTAGCTACTCTCCCGGGGGTCCCCTAGGAGGCTGGGCAGGTCACGGATGGTGGCATAGGGGTTTTCACTGCTCAGGGAAGCCA includes:
- the LRRC71 gene encoding leucine-rich repeat-containing protein 71 isoform X6, with amino-acid sequence MSGEASAPGASPRAPRPGTQKWSGTVAKKGDRATKEKTAPILTPVGEAEPKNLEEYQCTGLLDTDFAELCTRSGYKDFPKVVTRPRPHPTFVPSASISEKLTVDDQRLSASCSLNSLESKYVFFRPTIRVELESDEKSVKEIYIRGWRVEERMLGIFSKCLPPLSQLQAINLWKVGLTDKTLTTFIALLPLCSSSLSGASGSQISPTLRKVSLEGNPLPEQSYHKLMAPESTIAHLSLRNNNIDDRGAQLLGQALSTLHSCNRTLVSLNLGFNHIGDEGAGYIADGLRLNRSLLWLSLAHNRIQDKGALKLAEVLRPFELTHTEVVERRRLLLEKGTPERSRSPSTSRLGDSKSDREKSQTGGLSSVSLVDKTDKTQVVKAAKGLGKKKEKPGEVVKKEEKSGSGQLSAQGTLKKDDFKASKGKVTIPEQKPTKGKGPKTGVREKRSTLLESEQLVAETTETVSPLLEPVEHRDGKVFMPGNKVLLHLNLLRNQITEVGLDGFLAAVQYQAQFTQANSTSKGPVGLLWLSLEKNCFFPRCPAYATIQELMLPRDPISKAEPREEEALAPST
- the LRRC71 gene encoding leucine-rich repeat-containing protein 71 isoform X2 — encoded protein: MSGEASAPGASPRAPRPGTQKWSGTVAKKGDRATKEKTAPILTPVGEAEPKNLEEYQCTGLLDTDFAELCTRSGYKDFPKVVTRPRPHPTFVPSASISEKLTVDDQRLSASCSLNSLESKYVFFRPTIRVELESDEKSVKEIYIRGWRVEERMLGIFSKCLPPLSQLQAINLWKVGLTDKTLTTFIALLPLCSSSLSGASGSQISPTLRKVSLEGNPLPEQSYHKLMAPESTLRPDGPPPTPMLCSPRFCPTPGPRVLSGPSFSLPLPRIAHLSLRNNNIDDRGAQLLGQALSTLHSCNRTLVSLNLGFNHIGDEGAGYIADGLRLNRSLLWLSLAHNRIQDKGALKLAEVLRPFELTHTEVVERRRLLLEKGTPERSRSPSTSRLGDSKSDREKSQTGGLSSVSLVDKTDKTQVVKAAKGLGKKKEKPGEVVKKEEKSGSGQLSAQGTLKKDDFKASKGKVTIPEQKPTKGKGPKTGVREKRSTLLESELVAETTETVSPLLEPVEHRDGKVFMPGNKVLLHLNLLRNQITEVGLDGFLAAVQYQAQFTQANSTSKGPVGLLWLSLEKNCFFPRCPAYATIQELMLPRDPISKAEPREEEALAPST
- the LRRC71 gene encoding leucine-rich repeat-containing protein 71 isoform X7, which gives rise to MSGEASAPGASPRAPRPGTQKWSGTVAKKGDRATKEKTAPILTPVGEAEPKNLEEYQCTGLLDTDFAELCTRSGYKDFPKVVTRPRPHPTFVPSASISEKLTVDDQRLSASCSLNSLESKYVFFRPTIRVELESDEKSVKEIYIRGWRVEERMLGIFSKCLPPLSQLQAINLWKVGLTDKTLTTFIALLPLCSSSLRKVSLEGNPLPEQSYHKLMAPESTIAHLSLRNNNIDDRGAQLLGQALSTLHSCNRTLVSLNLGFNHIGDEGAGYIADGLRLNRSLLWLSLAHNRIQDKGALKLAEVLRPFELTHTEVVERRRLLLEKGTPERSRSPSTSRLGDSKSDREKSQTGGLSSVSLVDKTDKTQVVKAAKGLGKKKEKPGEVVKKEEKSGSGQLSAQGTLKKDDFKASKGKVTIPEQKPTKGKGPKTGVREKRSTLLESEQLVAETTETVSPLLEPVEHRDGKVFMPGNKVLLHLNLLRNQITEVGLDGFLAAVQYQAQFTQANSTSKGPVGLLWLSLEKNCFFPRCPAYATIQELMLPRDPISKAEPREEEALAPST
- the LRRC71 gene encoding leucine-rich repeat-containing protein 71 isoform X5, whose product is MSGEASAPGASPRAPRPGTQKWSGTVAKKGDRATKEKTAPILTPVGEAEPKNLEEYQCTGLLDTDFAELCTRSGYKDFPKVVTRPRPHPTFVPSASISEKLTVDDQRLSASCSLNSLESKYVFFRPTIRVELESDEKSVKEIYIRGWRVEERMLGIFSKCLPPLSQLQAINLWKVGLTDKTLTTFIALLPLCSSSLRKVSLEGNPLPEQSYHKLMAPESTFCPTPGPRVLSGPSFSLPLPRIAHLSLRNNNIDDRGAQLLGQALSTLHSCNRTLVSLNLGFNHIGDEGAGYIADGLRLNRSLLWLSLAHNRIQDKGALKLAEVLRPFELTHTEVVERRRLLLEKGTPERSRSPSTSRLGDSKSDREKSQTGGLSSVSLVDKTDKTQVVKAAKGLGKKKEKPGEVVKKEEKSGSGQLSAQGTLKKDDFKASKGKVTIPEQKPTKGKGPKTGVREKRSTLLESEQLVAETTETVSPLLEPVEHRDGKVFMPGNKVLLHLNLLRNQITEVGLDGFLAAVQYQAQFTQANSTSKGPVGLLWLSLEKNCFFPRCPAYATIQELMLPRDPISKAEPREEEALAPST
- the LRRC71 gene encoding leucine-rich repeat-containing protein 71 isoform X4, which produces MSGEASAPGASPRAPRPGTQKWSGTVAKKGDRATKEKTAPILTPVGEAEPKNLEEYQCTGLLDTDFAELCTRSGYKDFPKVVTRPRPHPTFVPSASISEKLTVDDQRLSASCSLNSLESKYVFFRPTIRVELESDEKSVKEIYIRGWRVEERMLGIFSKCLPPLSQLQAINLWKVGLTDKTLTTFIALLPLCSSSLSGASGSQISPTLRKVSLEGNPLPEQSYHKLMAPESTFCPTPGPRVLSGPSFSLPLPRIAHLSLRNNNIDDRGAQLLGQALSTLHSCNRTLVSLNLGFNHIGDEGAGYIADGLRLNRSLLWLSLAHNRIQDKGALKLAEVLRPFELTHTEVVERRRLLLEKGTPERSRSPSTSRLGDSKSDREKSQTGGLSSVSLVDKTDKTQVVKAAKGLGKKKEKPGEVVKKEEKSGSGQLSAQGTLKKDDFKASKGKVTIPEQKPTKGKGPKTGVREKRSTLLESEQLVAETTETVSPLLEPVEHRDGKVFMPGNKVLLHLNLLRNQITEVGLDGFLAAVQYQAQFTQANSTSKGPVGLLWLSLEKNCFFPRCPAYATIQELMLPRDPISKAEPREEEALAPST
- the LRRC71 gene encoding leucine-rich repeat-containing protein 71 isoform X8, which produces MSGEASAPGASPRAPRPGTQKWSGTVAKKGDRATKEKTAPILTPVGEAEPKNLEEYQCTGLLDTDFAELCTRSGYKDFPKVVTRPRPHPTFVPSASISEKLTVDDQRLSASCSLNSLESKYVFFRPTIRVELESDEKSVKEIYIRGWRVEERMLGIFSKCLPPLSQLQAINLWKVGLTDKTLTTFIALLPLCSSSLRKVSLEGNPLPEQSYHKLMAPESTIAHLSLRNNNIDDRGAQLLGQALSTLHSCNRTLVSLNLGFNHIGDEGAGYIADGLRLNRSLLWLSLAHNRIQDKGALKLAEVLRPFELTHTEVVERRRLLLEKGTPERSRSPSTSRLGDSKSDREKSQTGGLSSVSLVDKTDKTQVVKAAKGLGKKKEKPGEVVKKEEKSGSGQLSAQGTLKKDDFKASKGKVTIPEQKPTKGKGPKTGVREKRSTLLESELVAETTETVSPLLEPVEHRDGKVFMPGNKVLLHLNLLRNQITEVGLDGFLAAVQYQAQFTQANSTSKGPVGLLWLSLEKNCFFPRCPAYATIQELMLPRDPISKAEPREEEALAPST